A window from Solanum stenotomum isolate F172 chromosome 7, ASM1918654v1, whole genome shotgun sequence encodes these proteins:
- the LOC125870339 gene encoding photosystem II reaction center W protein, chloroplastic-like produces the protein MATITACTTTSSVARAALVQRGSVSRTSAVLGLPSMNKGGKVKCSMEGKPKGESKLGMGESLMAAAVAASMSNPVAMALVDERMSTEGTGLPFGLSNNLLGWILFGVFGLIWSLYTVYTSGIDDDEESGLSL, from the exons ATGGCAACCATCACTGCTTGCACCACAACTTCTTCTGTGGCACGTGCCGCCCTCGTGCAAAGGGGATCTGTATCCCGCACCTCAGCTGTTCTTG GATTACCATCCATGAACAAGGGTGGAAAAGTGAAATGCTCAATGGAAGGAAAGCCAAAGGGTGAATCAAAGTTGGGAATGGGAGAATCATTGATGGCAGCAGCAGTAGCAGCAAGCATGTCAAACCCAGTAGCAATGGCTTTGGTTGATGAAAGAATGAGCACTGAAGGAACAGGGCTACCATTTGGACTCAGCAACAATCTTCTTGGTTGGATCCTTTTTGGtgtatttggtttgatttggtctCTCTACACTGTCTACACTTCTGgaattgatgatgatgaagaatcTGGACTCTCTCTTTAA